In Candidatus Sulfotelmatobacter sp., a genomic segment contains:
- a CDS encoding cysteine dioxygenase family protein: MITAAKTSPIQTLVEKLRQFPEAAFDQTETIRRFLQDTPVDAESLAPYLNWDRQHYTRNLIDRTSLYELMAICWEVGQASSVHNHRDQNCWMAVPLGRLQVENFHLVHQDLEGGVCHLERTNTVEMNIAQPCAVDPADPVHRVVNPREFDARAVSLHVYSRPFDTCVVYSPEQGTCGEIKLHFNTAFGKTVQP; this comes from the coding sequence ATGATCACCGCTGCGAAAACGTCTCCTATTCAAACGCTGGTTGAAAAACTGCGGCAATTCCCCGAAGCCGCTTTCGACCAGACCGAAACCATTCGGCGCTTTTTGCAGGATACGCCCGTCGATGCTGAGTCCCTCGCTCCATACCTCAATTGGGATCGGCAGCATTACACGCGCAATCTGATCGACCGAACTTCGCTGTATGAACTGATGGCGATTTGTTGGGAAGTGGGACAGGCGAGTTCGGTGCACAATCATCGCGACCAGAATTGCTGGATGGCGGTTCCGCTTGGACGCTTGCAGGTGGAGAACTTTCATCTGGTTCATCAGGATCTGGAAGGTGGAGTGTGCCATCTCGAGCGAACCAACACGGTCGAGATGAATATCGCGCAGCCCTGCGCGGTCGATCCGGCGGATCCCGTGCACCGCGTGGTGAATCCGCGCGAATTCGATGCGCGCGCGGTGAGCCTGCATGTGTATTCGCGTCCCTTCGACACCTGCGTGGTGTATTCGCCGGAGCAGGGTACGTGCGGCGAAATCAAGCTGCACTTCAACACAGCGTTCGGAAAAACCGTGCAGCCCTGA
- the murJ gene encoding murein biosynthesis integral membrane protein MurJ, whose amino-acid sequence MANSADMAGGERLSRVARLFRLFRPSHQHTAFSATLLLISAVMLSRVIGYARDAYIAYAYGAGGATDAYVAAFTLPDFLNYIVAGGSASITFISIYTRFLAEKRDADAQKTFSIIITVMTAVLIAGTIITEIFTPQFVSWMFGPSSKHAGFSPREIELCIHLTRILLPAQIFFYVGGVVSAVLLSHRLFLFPAFGPIVYNAFIILGGVVGGRHFGVASLAYGALVGSFAGPFLASVIGAARIGTGYKPSFDVTNSAFLEWVKLSVPLMLGVSLVAADDWILRHYAASGVGDITRLTFAKRLFAVPIAVLGQATGQASLPFFARLFNEKKLKEFAVTVNDSVYRVAAASLLASGLMMVAALPLIDLVYRRGKFLFVDTQTSAVYFFWFSLSLALWAAQGLYARAFYAAGDTLTPMVAVTIITAASLPMYSFLFHTFGVVGLAWASDIGIGVNLLALALLLHYKKLVPLNGLRWGELGKAAIVAVAAGGISFEVAKVVPLSTMGRGSRVADLMQLGLVSITWAAAAAAGLWMVRSELPGDLRRRKGAVYPVVAQGASKEISDAGREP is encoded by the coding sequence ATGGCGAATTCTGCGGACATGGCCGGCGGCGAACGGCTCAGTCGAGTGGCGCGGCTCTTCCGGCTGTTTCGCCCCTCGCATCAACACACGGCCTTCTCCGCGACGCTGCTGTTGATTTCGGCCGTCATGTTATCGCGCGTCATCGGCTACGCGCGCGATGCCTATATCGCCTACGCCTACGGTGCGGGCGGGGCCACCGACGCTTATGTGGCGGCATTCACTCTGCCGGACTTTCTGAACTACATTGTCGCCGGGGGCTCAGCCTCCATCACATTTATCTCGATCTATACGCGCTTTCTCGCCGAGAAGCGCGACGCCGATGCCCAGAAAACTTTTTCCATCATCATCACGGTAATGACCGCAGTGTTGATCGCAGGAACGATTATCACCGAGATTTTCACGCCCCAGTTCGTGAGCTGGATGTTTGGGCCTTCGAGCAAGCACGCAGGTTTTTCGCCGCGGGAGATCGAACTCTGCATTCACCTGACGCGCATTCTGCTGCCGGCGCAGATCTTTTTTTATGTCGGGGGAGTGGTATCGGCGGTGCTGCTCTCGCATCGACTGTTTCTGTTTCCCGCTTTCGGGCCGATCGTTTATAACGCGTTCATCATTCTCGGCGGAGTGGTGGGCGGGCGTCATTTCGGAGTCGCTTCACTGGCCTATGGGGCCTTGGTGGGAAGTTTTGCCGGACCGTTCCTGGCCAGCGTGATTGGGGCGGCGCGGATCGGGACGGGTTATAAGCCGTCGTTCGATGTGACGAATTCTGCATTTCTGGAGTGGGTGAAGTTATCGGTGCCGCTGATGCTGGGGGTATCGCTAGTGGCGGCGGACGACTGGATCCTGCGGCACTACGCCGCCAGCGGTGTTGGCGATATTACCCGCCTGACTTTTGCGAAGCGGTTGTTCGCCGTTCCGATCGCCGTGTTGGGGCAGGCGACGGGGCAGGCGTCGCTGCCTTTTTTTGCGCGACTGTTTAATGAGAAAAAGCTGAAGGAATTTGCGGTGACAGTGAACGATTCTGTCTACCGCGTGGCTGCGGCGTCGCTGTTGGCGTCCGGCCTGATGATGGTGGCCGCGCTTCCGCTGATCGATCTGGTCTACCGGCGCGGCAAATTTCTTTTCGTCGACACGCAGACCAGCGCAGTTTATTTTTTCTGGTTTTCGCTCTCACTGGCATTGTGGGCGGCACAGGGGCTTTATGCGCGCGCGTTTTACGCCGCTGGCGATACGCTGACCCCAATGGTAGCGGTCACGATTATCACCGCGGCGTCGCTGCCGATGTACTCATTTCTGTTTCATACGTTCGGAGTGGTCGGACTGGCGTGGGCGTCGGACATTGGGATTGGCGTGAATCTGTTGGCGCTGGCATTGCTCCTGCATTACAAGAAGCTGGTTCCGCTGAATGGATTACGGTGGGGCGAGTTGGGGAAAGCGGCGATTGTGGCCGTAGCGGCAGGCGGGATCAGCTTCGAAGTGGCGAAGGTCGTGCCGCTATCGACCATGGGGCGCGGAAGCCGCGTGGCCGATCTGATGCAGCTAGGACTGGTGTCGATTACCTGGGCGGCAGCAGCAGCGGCAGGATTGTGGATGGTGCGCTCGGAGCTGCCCGGGGATTTGCGGCGGCGCAAGGGCGCGGTGTATCCCGTGGTAGCGCAGGGAGCGAGCAAGGAAATTTCGGACGCGGGGAGAGAACCGTAG
- a CDS encoding hydantoinase B/oxoprolinase family protein, which yields MRRDPVELEIFKNVYHSIAEEMGAALRRTAFSPNIKERRDYSCAVFDGAGEVIAMGDHMPVHLGSMPMSVRAAMDAAAMEAGDVVMLNDPFRGGTHLPDITLVAPVYVDREKTSGFEKAARRRAPRSVKPDFYVASRAHHADVGGAYPGSMGLCREIYQEGVRIPPVKLMRSGEMNRDVLAMLLNNVRTPQEREGDLGAQIAACHIGDERLREICMRYGIERSRRAGDDLLDYSEELMRAFLLRAPAGRYRAEDFLDGDGISDRPVKIAVTVTVHRSGGKRRQGAPSAGSGQAVATAGGDAGATRRERGRLRGAGNNYIVTVDFTGSDPQVLGSINAVAAITYSACFYVFRCLLAEDVPAAAGLMRPIEVIAPEGTIVNARPPAAVAGGNVETSQRIVDVLLRALAEAIPDRIPAAASGTMNNLTIGGIDPRTGEPFAYYETVAGGMGARPGKAGVSGVHTHMTNSLNTPAEALEYGYPLRVRRYSLRAKSGGEGKFRGGDGIVREIEVLTDCEVTLLADRRSRGPWGLGGAADGSPGKAFITRRDETVEQMPGKFSTRLGKGERIRIETPGGGGWGRE from the coding sequence ATGCGGCGCGATCCCGTAGAGCTGGAAATCTTCAAGAATGTGTATCACTCCATTGCCGAAGAGATGGGTGCGGCGCTGCGGCGCACGGCGTTTTCTCCCAACATCAAGGAGCGACGCGATTACTCGTGCGCCGTCTTCGACGGTGCGGGCGAGGTGATCGCGATGGGAGACCACATGCCGGTGCACCTGGGGTCAATGCCAATGTCGGTGCGGGCGGCGATGGATGCGGCCGCGATGGAAGCGGGGGATGTGGTCATGCTGAACGATCCGTTTCGCGGGGGCACGCATTTGCCGGACATCACACTGGTGGCGCCGGTTTATGTGGATCGGGAAAAAACCTCAGGTTTCGAAAAAGCAGCGAGACGTAGAGCGCCCAGATCTGTGAAGCCCGATTTTTATGTGGCTTCGCGGGCGCATCATGCCGATGTGGGCGGGGCTTATCCAGGATCGATGGGGCTGTGTCGCGAGATCTATCAGGAGGGCGTGCGCATTCCGCCGGTGAAATTAATGCGGTCTGGAGAGATGAATCGTGATGTGCTCGCCATGCTGCTCAATAATGTGCGCACTCCGCAGGAACGCGAAGGCGACCTGGGAGCGCAAATTGCGGCCTGTCATATCGGCGATGAACGCCTGCGGGAAATTTGCATGCGTTATGGAATTGAACGGTCGCGGCGTGCGGGGGACGATCTGCTGGATTATTCCGAGGAGTTGATGCGGGCGTTTTTATTGCGGGCGCCGGCGGGGCGATACCGGGCGGAGGATTTTCTGGATGGAGATGGGATAAGCGACCGGCCGGTGAAGATCGCGGTGACGGTGACAGTTCATCGATCTGGCGGGAAGCGACGGCAAGGTGCCCCTTCGGCAGGCTCAGGGCAAGCTGTCGCGACAGCCGGCGGGGACGCCGGCGCTACGAGACGCGAGCGCGGTCGTTTGCGGGGCGCGGGCAATAACTACATCGTCACGGTGGATTTCACTGGCAGCGACCCGCAGGTTCTGGGCAGCATCAATGCTGTGGCGGCAATCACATATTCTGCGTGCTTCTATGTTTTTCGCTGCCTGCTGGCGGAGGACGTACCGGCCGCGGCGGGGCTAATGCGGCCGATCGAGGTGATCGCGCCCGAGGGAACCATCGTGAATGCGCGGCCGCCGGCGGCTGTTGCGGGGGGGAATGTCGAAACTTCGCAGCGCATCGTCGACGTGTTGCTGCGGGCATTGGCGGAGGCGATTCCGGACCGCATTCCAGCCGCGGCTTCGGGGACGATGAACAATCTGACAATCGGCGGAATCGATCCGCGCACGGGCGAACCCTTCGCCTACTACGAAACCGTGGCGGGAGGAATGGGTGCGCGGCCGGGCAAGGCGGGCGTTTCGGGCGTGCACACGCACATGACGAATTCCCTGAACACTCCGGCGGAGGCGCTGGAGTATGGGTATCCGCTGCGGGTGCGGCGATATTCTTTGCGCGCGAAAAGCGGCGGAGAAGGAAAGTTTCGCGGCGGCGACGGCATTGTGCGCGAGATTGAAGTGCTCACCGATTGCGAGGTTACGCTGCTGGCCGATCGCCGCTCGCGCGGACCATGGGGACTCGGAGGCGCAGCGGATGGTTCGCCGGGGAAGGCGTTCATCACACGCAGGGATGAAACGGTCGAACAGATGCCGGGAAAATTCAGCACGCGACTGGGCAAGGGCGAACGCATCAGAATTGAGACTCCCGGCGGCGGGGGATGGGGTCGAGAATAG